CGCTGCCGGTCGGCGTGGTGACGCCCTGGCCCGAGCGCGTCGTGGCCTTCACCACAAGCGAGGTCTTGTCGCCGTACTCCGCCGGCGGTGCGCCATCGATCACTTCGAGCGACTGGATCGCCGATGCGGGAACCTGGTTGGAGAACACCTTGCTCTGTTGATCGGTGATGGGCTGGCCGTCGACGGAGAACGAGTTCTCCGCGTGGTCGCCGAGGCCGTGCATCAGTCCGTTGGAGTCCGCCGCCACGCCGGGCGACGACTGCGTAATGATCGCGCTGAGGCCGCTGGTCGAGCTCTCGATCGGCATACGGTCAATGACCGAGCGATCGATGTCGGTGTGGAAGTGCGGATCGTTCTCGACGAGATCGACCGGCGCATCCACGGTGACGGTCGTGGTGTCCGAGGCCACGTTCAGCGTCAGCTTCAAGGCGCGCGGCACGCCAGAGTTGATCGCCACCTCAGCACGCGCGGGCGAAAAGCCGCTCATCTTGCCGAAGACGATGTAGGAGTTGAAGGGCAGGTTGGGCAGCGAGAAGCTGCCATCTGACCCCGAAGTGGTCGAGCGCGAGTAGCCGCTGACGGGGCTCTGAATGGTGATGGTGGCGCCGGGAACGACGGCACCGCTGGGGTCGACGACGGAACCGTTGACGCTGCCCGAGCCGGACTGCGCAACGGAGATGACGGCACCACAAAGGAAGACAACGGTGGCGACAAGAGTGCGCCAGGCCAGGCGCGGGAATCGCGCTGAGAGCAACTGCATGGGGAAATCCTCAATTTTTCGTAACAGGAAGAAACGCATCTGCACGCATGTGAACACCACAAACGGCAGGGATGGCGAAGCGCCCTCAACGACTGACTTTGCAGACGAGGGGCCCTTCGCAGGGCGTTAGCTTACGAACGAGGATGCAGGTGGAGGTCTACTGAACCAGACTGAATGCCAGAGCGTCGCGCGGGCGATCTCGGCTTCTTCGATAGGTGTGACGTGCTCCACCATTTCGATCACTTCATACTGCACCGGCATGACGGGCAGCGTGGTGTGCATGGCGACGCACAGCGGGCAGCGCTCTTCGCCGCCAACATTCAGTGCGTCCGCCGGTGCCGCGTGGAGCTGCACCTTGTTGCTTGGCAACAGGTCACCGTGGATGTGCACGGCCTGCGCCGTTCCCATGATCGCCACCAGCGCCAGCGCGAACGCAGCCGCCCACCGCTGCCACAGGGGGCGGGTGGTGTCGAGCTCGCGAGCGTAGAGGTGGAAACGAAACATAGTCGAGATCAGGAATGACTTGTAGCAAAAGCCCGCCGGCTGGCGAGCTTTGCTCGAAACCAGGGGTGTTGAACAGCCGCTTAGTAGCTGAAGAACTCCGGCAGGCCGCGGCGCAGCGAAAGTCCGCGCAGGAAGCAGAAGACCGAAACCGCGGCTACCAGGAGGTCCCAGTAGAGCATCGGGTGCACCCAACCGGGGCCGTACTGCGCATCCTGTCCGCTCCAAAGCGTGACGAAGATCGCAACGAGCGCGGTCTGGAAGCCGATCACGATGAAGAGATGTCCACGACGAAGGCGGCGATCGAGAGCAGCAACTTCAGCCGGGGTCAGCGAACGCTCTGCAACGGGGATATTCGTGTTAGCCATGGTTGGGGCAAACTCCTGTAGATCGTTTGAGGTTTTTGGGGGCCTCGACGTTTCTATTACACCACACCAGTCGGGTGCCGAGGCAAGGGGGTTACCACCTGCTAACACCTCAAGTAGCGCTTTACCGGGGTGTTTACTCCTGTGGTTCATGGGTGGGTGGGCGGTTATCGATAAAGAGGAAGCCATAATCGGCTCCCTCTTTGTTTGCGAGACACACCGAGCTAGTTCTTCGGCACATCCATCAGGTTGTCCTCCGGGTTGCGGTCGATCAGGATGCTGAACGGATCGATACCGGCCCGCGTCGGCTTCTTGTCCACCACGAAGTCAATCGGCGTGTGCTCCTGCGTGAGCCACACCTTCTCCACGTGGATCGGCTCCTCGAGGTCCTTGGCTCCGGTGACCGCGCCCACTTCGATGAGGTCATGCAGCGGCTGGCGCGTCTCCTTGCCATCACCATCGGCATAGAACTTCCTGGACTGCACGACCATGTGGACCTGCCACTTGCCGTCAGCCGTCGGAGTCACCTTCACGCTCTCCACCTTGTTGTCGTAGAGCGTGATCTTCTCGAACATGTCCGTCACCAGATACTGCAGCTCCGGCGGCGTGGTCTTGCGCAGCGCCGCCACGAGGTCGCGCGTATCTGGATACGGCGGCCCCTTGAAGCGCCACTCCTTCAGCAGGCCGCTAAGCGCAGCGTTCAGCTTGTCCTCGCCGATGTAATCCGACAATGCGTAGAAGACCATCGAGCCCTTCTGATACCAGACATAGGGCTCGTTCTCTACCAGCGTGATCGGCGGCTCGTGCCGCACTTCTCCCGCTCGCCCACGCAGGTAGCCGTCGAGCTCATGACGAAGGAAGCGGCGCATGTTCTTCGTGCCGTACTTCTTCTCCATAACGCGCAGCGCGGAGTACTCGGCCAGGCTCTCGCTCATCATGTTCGAGCCCTTCACCTGTCCGCCGATGATCTGATGCGCCCACCACTGATGCGCCAGTTCATGCGCTACGACGAAGTAGGTGAAGTCGATATCACCCGGCTTCTCCACGCGACCGATGAAGCCGATGCCTTCCGAGAAAGGGATCGTATTCGGGAACGACTGCGCGAAGCTGCGATAGCTCGGGAACTCGATGATGCGGTATTGCTTGAACTGGAACGGTGCGAAGTTCGCCTGCAGATAATCCAGGCCCGCCTTCGATGCCGCGACCATGTCCTCTACGTCATACGGATGCGCCTTGTCGTAGTAGACCTCGATGTTGATGCCCTTGTACGGCTCGCGTCGCACCAGGTAACGGCCCGAGTTGTAGTCGTAGAAGTTGAGCGTCTCCGTGTCGCCCATCGAGTACTCGTAGAAGTTGCGATTGCCTTCCTTCCACTGGCGCTTCAGATAGCCCGGCGAGATCGCAATCTGATCGTCGCTCGTGCTGACGATCGTGTGGTACTTGATCCAATCCGAGTCCGGCGTGAAGAGGTTCACGTTCGAGTAATAAGGATCGCCACGCGGAGGAAGCTCCTGATACTTGCCGAGCTTCTCCTCGCGACGATAGACCGGGTTATCCAGTTCCCCGCCGCGGTTGTAGCCAATGCCCGGCATGTAGGAGCTGTCAAAGAACGTGCCGTTGTACGCAAGCTGCGCCGCCTCGCCGTTGTTGCGGAAGCCGTGCGACGCGTAGCCGACGTGGAAGTGCATCTGCATCGTCTCACCGGGTTGCAACGGCGTGGCGAGGTGGAAGATGCGATAGCCGATCAGCTTATCTTCCATCGTCATCGTGCTGGGACGATCGAAGCTCGCCGCGTAGAAGCTGCGGTTGCCATCGGTCAGATGAATGTCGCTGATCGCAACGTTCGTCTTGTTCTTCAGGTAGTAGGTGCCGAACGCATCGAAGCCGCGCTGATACGGGAAGATGTCCACCTTCGTATCGACGGCGACAATTTTCGGCTGCGGTAGCTGCTGATACTTCTTGTACTTCTTCTCGTACTCCGCCTGCAGGTGACGGTCATACTTCGCGGTGTGATACCAGTTCAGCACGTGCGTGTTGTAGAAGAACCACACTCCCGAAGCCAACGTCAGCGCACCGAATCCAACAGCCCAAGGCAGCAACGTGCGTTTGCGTTGTCCCGCATAACGCAGACGATTGCGCCACGTCACATCCGTGCCGCGCGGCGAAAGCATCATGCCCACGGCTACCAGCATCAACGTCCAGAAAAGCCAGTACGCCAGCGACCAGAACAACCCCGCCTTGAAGTGGCCATAGCCGTTCATGTCCGAGTACTGGTACGGCGTGTTGTTGTTGAAGAGGTAGAGGCGGTCGATGAACCCACTACCCGAAATGAAGTTTGGCACGATCGCGAACGCAACGCAGATTGCGTGGCCGAGATACTTGTTGCTCACCAGGCTCTGCACCAGCAGCGCAAAGAAGCAGAAGGTGACCACGCTTGTGAACGTGACGATGAAGAGCTCCTGAAAGTACTCCAGCAACTCGAAGTGGTAGTAGCCCGCAATGATCTGGCTGAGGATGCCGCAGAGCATCACGACGACCAGCAGCACCACCTGCACGACTGCCATCGAAGCGAAGCGGCTAAACCAGTCCTCCCACTCGCCCATGGGCAGCGCGTCGTGAATCTGCGCAAAGCGTACATCGCGTTCGCGCCACACCAGTTCGCCCGCATACATCGCAGCCACGATGTAGAGGAACAGCAGCGAGCTTCCCTCCACCGTCTGCACCATCAGCGAGGTCACCGGCCAAACATCCACCTCGCCGACCTTACCCGCGAAGTGGCTGTTCGACATCGTGTTGATGATCATCACCAACGTGATGCCCCAGAACGGAATCTCCTTCACGATGTTGCGAACGCGCAGGGATGTCAGGCTGGTGAACTGCGCAAAGCGCGTGCCTGCGCCGAAGTATTGATGCACCTTCGGCAGCTCAATATGAAAGCGCGGACGTGGCGGACCTTCCTTCTCCTCGTCCTCCTTCATTTTCTTCTTGCTCGCCTTCGCGCCAAGGCCTTCAGCACGCATGGGGAAGAAGAGATACGTCGCGAGCACGCAGAGCGCACCGATGCCGAGATAGAGCAAGCGGTTCCAAAGGAAGACGCCGCTCCACACCGGGATCAAGGTGTTCTGCTCCGCGACCGTCCAGTAGCGCGCAAACGAACGCACGGTGATGAAGCCGATGGGGTCGAAAGTGCCCGGAACCGTGAGATCAAGGCTGCGCGTGCTGATCAC
The nucleotide sequence above comes from Granulicella cerasi. Encoded proteins:
- a CDS encoding M1 family aminopeptidase; translation: MSLFLSFLAFELKLRLKSISTYVYFFVYGLIGFLSVAASDSFSFVGAGKVMLNGPYATLQMMMNMSFFGILLLAGIFGPSILRDFQQNTYQLLFTKPISKFAYLGGRWLGSILTTIVVFAGMIFGQILGCFAPWADHDRILPITGHLLLLTLKLFLDYPVVQIFFIGSLFFLIAALTRNIVVVYLQGVALFAVYLILLTAVISTRSLDLTVPGTFDPIGFITVRSFARYWTVAEQNTLIPVWSGVFLWNRLLYLGIGALCVLATYLFFPMRAEGLGAKASKKKMKEDEEKEGPPRPRFHIELPKVHQYFGAGTRFAQFTSLTSLRVRNIVKEIPFWGITLVMIINTMSNSHFAGKVGEVDVWPVTSLMVQTVEGSSLLFLYIVAAMYAGELVWRERDVRFAQIHDALPMGEWEDWFSRFASMAVVQVVLLVVVMLCGILSQIIAGYYHFELLEYFQELFIVTFTSVVTFCFFALLVQSLVSNKYLGHAICVAFAIVPNFISGSGFIDRLYLFNNNTPYQYSDMNGYGHFKAGLFWSLAYWLFWTLMLVAVGMMLSPRGTDVTWRNRLRYAGQRKRTLLPWAVGFGALTLASGVWFFYNTHVLNWYHTAKYDRHLQAEYEKKYKKYQQLPQPKIVAVDTKVDIFPYQRGFDAFGTYYLKNKTNVAISDIHLTDGNRSFYAASFDRPSTMTMEDKLIGYRIFHLATPLQPGETMQMHFHVGYASHGFRNNGEAAQLAYNGTFFDSSYMPGIGYNRGGELDNPVYRREEKLGKYQELPPRGDPYYSNVNLFTPDSDWIKYHTIVSTSDDQIAISPGYLKRQWKEGNRNFYEYSMGDTETLNFYDYNSGRYLVRREPYKGINIEVYYDKAHPYDVEDMVAASKAGLDYLQANFAPFQFKQYRIIEFPSYRSFAQSFPNTIPFSEGIGFIGRVEKPGDIDFTYFVVAHELAHQWWAHQIIGGQVKGSNMMSESLAEYSALRVMEKKYGTKNMRRFLRHELDGYLRGRAGEVRHEPPITLVENEPYVWYQKGSMVFYALSDYIGEDKLNAALSGLLKEWRFKGPPYPDTRDLVAALRKTTPPELQYLVTDMFEKITLYDNKVESVKVTPTADGKWQVHMVVQSRKFYADGDGKETRQPLHDLIEVGAVTGAKDLEEPIHVEKVWLTQEHTPIDFVVDKKPTRAGIDPFSILIDRNPEDNLMDVPKN